One Corticium candelabrum unplaced genomic scaffold, ooCorCand1.1 SCAFFOLD_72, whole genome shotgun sequence DNA segment encodes these proteins:
- the LOC134197928 gene encoding ubiquitin carboxyl-terminal hydrolase 8-like, whose protein sequence is MVVCLFVRMSVHLFICQCITFLCCVVCYCLTRGTPVCLCVHFSVFYPSFSLAFPSTCPSNPEDIILITTRVRFSFKGVWRDKLNTDVSFPINGLNVNNYVVGPTKPGNYHLYGVSNHSGNLNGGHYTACCKSPFTGRWHTFDDKDVSEKSESNVRSSAAYILFYTSIDLRPTPTAMTR, encoded by the exons atggttgtctgtctgtttgtccgtatgtctgtccatctgtttatctgtcagtgtATCACTTTCCTTTGTTGTGTAGTTTGCTATTGTCTAACTAGAGGTACacctgtatgtctatgtgtccaTTTCTCAGTTTTCTATCCATCCTTCTCACTTGCTTTCCCATCTACTTGCCCATCTAATCCAGAAGACATTATCCTAATTACTACTCGTGTTAGGTTCTCTTTCAAGGGCGTATGGCGAGACAAACTCAACACAGACGTCTCGTTTCCAATCAACGGGTTGAACGTCAACAATTATGTAGTGGGACCAACAAAACCAGGCAACTACCACCTTTATGGTGTCTCA AATCACAGTGGGAACTTGAATGGTGGACACT ATACTGCGTGCTGTAAGAGTCCGTTCACTGGCAGGTGGCATACGTTTGATGACAAAGATGTGAGTGAGAAGAGTGAATCGAATGTTCGG TCTTCTGCGGCGTATATTCTCTTCTACACATCGATTGACTTGCGACCGACACCAACAGCCATGACTCGATAA
- the LOC134197929 gene encoding uncharacterized protein LOC134197929 translates to MLVATLGVRVVLFAFVSSVCYQRATVSGALAEKVPTRRKVVIIGAGMAGIQAAYTLHTSAIQDFSILEANSSIGGRVAAKMLMGGHPMNTGPLTINRGAKFVHGVPGSTTLDTTEINPIWMLADNASLLRKNIDFYNRLFYIDNGTNGVNVIVKSGKDPFVLERENALKEAVENISASQPPYTGKQLTNLDKIRSAFTN, encoded by the coding sequence ATGCTTGTGGCAACACTAGGcgttcgagttgttctctttGCATTcgtttcatctgtttgttatcAAAGAGCTACAGTATCCGGGGCTCTAGCGGAGAAGGTGCCGACGAGGCGTAAAGTCGTCATAATCGGCGCTGGAATGGCGGGAATCCAAGCAGCCTACACCTTGCACACGTCCGCTATACAGGATTTCTCTATTCTCGAGGCGAACTCGTCAATAGGAGGACGCGTTGCTGCGAAAATGCTGATGGGTGGCCACCCGATGAATACGGGACCTTTGACAATCAACAGAGGCGCCAAATTTGTTCACGGAGTGCCGGGCAGCACGACTCTAGATACGACGGAAATCAATCCTATTTGGATGTTGGCTGATAATGCTAGTTTATTGAGGAAAAATATAGATTTTTACAATCGACTTTTCTACATCGACAATGGAACAAATGGCGTGAATGTAATCGTAAAATCTGGCAAAGATCCATTTGTATTAGAGCGTGAAAATGCCCTCAAGGAAGCTGTAGAGAACATCTCTGCTAGCCAGCCTCCCTACACAGGTAAGCAACTAACTAACCTAGACAAAATTAGGagtgcgttcacgaattag
- the LOC134197927 gene encoding uncharacterized protein K02A2.6-like, giving the protein MQYTQDGGPKEVSDELRAYRTVDEYSKWVEIRPVSSNTSERTINELRQLFSSFGLPNQLVSDNGPQFVSTEFLEIFRLNGIKHFRSAPYHPATNGQAERYVQILKSKLRTMSEEERSLIQKLPRFLLTYRSTPHSVTGCTPSELFLGRQLKTKLSSLQPNVSTQVLDKQAAQKQHYDARVESRSFTTGDAVWARDYRREGHNWVPGTIVKQSGPVSYEVQTDKTSGFTSKRKETTDLAGGLGEVAAPKEPIEDRRMSIPDKITEKSTETERRFCVSCTHAYYTTGYRDMNTCRDFQRTLESHEHIHFACHSKQDQWS; this is encoded by the exons ATGCAGTATACTCAGGATGGAGGGCCGAAGGAAGTGAGTGATGAGCTGAGGGCTTACAGAACAG TGGACGAATACTCAAAATGGGTAGAGATTCGTCCTGTGTCAAGCAATACTTCTGAACGAACAATCAATGAACTACGACAACTGTTTAGCTCGTTTGGATTACCTAATCAACTTGTATCTGATAATGGCCCTCAGTTTGTCTCGACCGAATTCTTGGAAATTTTTAGATTGAATGGCATAAAGCATTTTCGGAGTGCCCCTTATCACCCAGCGACAAATGGGCAAGCGGAGAGATAtgttcaaattttaaaaagtaaGCTGAGAACGATGAGTGAGGAAGAGAGATCCTTGATTCAGAAATTGCCACGATTTCTCCTGACTTATAGATCGACACCTCACAGTGTAACTGGGTGTACGCCATCAGAATTGTTTTTGGGTCGACAGCTCAAAACCAAGTTATCATCGCTGCAACCAAATGTCTCAACTCAAGTTTTAGATAAACAAGCAGCTCAGAAGCAGCATTATGATGCTCGTGTGGAATCACGTTCCTTTACAACAGGAGATGCAGTTTGGGCTCGTGATTATCGCCGTGAAGGTCACAATTGGGTGCCTGGTACTATCGTGAAGCAATCTGGTCCCGTCTCGTACGAAgttcaaacagacaaaacatccgGGTTTACCTCAAAACGAAAGGAAACTACTGATTTAGCAGGAGGACTAGGTGAAGTAGCAGCACCCAAGGAACCAATTGAAGATCGACGTATGTCTATTCCTGACAAGATCACTGAGAAGAGTACTGAGACTGAACG GAGGTTCTGTGTTTCTTGTACTCATGCCTACTACACGACAGGATACAGAGACATGAATACATGCAGAGACTTTCAACGTACACTAGAGAGTCATGAACATATCCATTTTGCATGCCATTCAAAACAAGATCAATGGTCATAG
- the LOC134197925 gene encoding uncharacterized protein LOC134197925, producing the protein FIYAVSTRGYYPAYTNLQKFISKANVLIATVTGDRARTVERQSDEKTVAEVMSVVRKMFGSTVPDPIETFVTKWGTNPFFYGAYSNWPVGFTNDNFEDTRASVGGSVFFAGEAMSKRHYGFLHGAYSSGQDAAACIVSNITRQSTTNCPKDLPAESNSSKRVVITLAVSVPLVVLLVL; encoded by the exons TTTATTTACGCCGTCAGTACGAGAGGCTACTACCCAGCGTATACCAACTTGCAAAAATTCATTTCGAAAGCAAATGTCCTCATCGCTACTGTAACCGGAGATAGAGCGAGAACTGTGGAGAGACAGAGCGACGAGAAGACAGTGGCAGAGGTGATGAGTGTCGTTAGGAAGATGTTTGGCTCGACTGTTCCTGATCCGATTGAGACTTTCGTTACAAAATGGGGGACTAATCCGTTCTTCTATGGTGCTTATTCAAACTGGCCTGTCGGCTTCACGAACGACAATTTTGAGGACACGAGAGCTTCTGTTGGTGGTTCGGTGTTCTTTGCTGGAGAAGCAATGAGCAAGAGGCACTATGGTTTCCTTCATGGTGCGTACTCTTCTGGTCAAGATGCTGCTGCCTGCATTGTATCAAATATAACGagacaatcaacaacaaactgtcCAA AAGACTTGCCAGCGGAATCAAACTCAAGCAA AAGAGTTGTGATTACACTAGCTGTTAGTGTTCCTCTTGTAGTCTTACTTGTCTTATGA
- the LOC134197926 gene encoding 26S proteasome non-ATPase regulatory subunit 10-like isoform X3 produces the protein MAARADLNRQLFDAVTRNDVETSLSLLDNGADANASVALFGRKSRTNLAQACEYGHKAVIELLLKRGAAINEATSPDGSTALIIVIKRGFREDLLELLLLRGADINKKDNKGLTAMHWAAMINSSSVVNRLMRYGATVDIADNEGCTPLWYAACNVQLDCIRRLLSLGASPHRRCSSGRSPLHMCAEGSNDALECSHVLLEFGASPHLTDKLGRTPADVALKNDVRQLLESWQGRVRSLQLQIKTFLVQEYSRTQLMQTPLPRSLRQWVMS, from the exons ATGGCCGCTAGAGCAGACTTGAATAGACAACTGTTTGATGCCGTCACGAGGAACGACGTTGAAACATCGCTATCTTTGCTTGACAACGGAGCCGATGCGAATGCCAGTGTTGCTCTGTTTGGACGTAAA AGTCGAACAAACCTGGCTCAAGCGTGTGAGTATGGTCACAAAGCGGTTATTGAGTTGCTGCTGAAGAGAGGAGCTGCCATAAACGAAGCCACGAGTCCT GATGGCAGCACGGCtctcatcattgtcatcaaacgtggATTCAGAGAAGATCTTCTCGAACTGCTTCTCTTGCGAGGAGCAGACATCAACAAGAAAGACAAT AAGGGTCTGACAGCTATGCACTGGGCTGCCATGATCAACAGCTCGAGCGTTGTGAATCGTTTGATGAGATATGGTGCAACTGTCGACATTGCGGACAACGAGGGATGCACGCCGCTGTGGTATGCTGCCTGCAATGTCCAACTGGATTGTATTCGTCGACTTCTGTCTCTTGGAGCGAGCCCTCATCGGAGATG CTCGTCAGGGAGATCACCATTACACATGTGTGCTGAAGGTTCAAACGATGCTTTGGAATGCTCTCACGTTCTCTTGGAGTTTGGGGCCTCTCCTCATTTGACGGACAAACTAGGCCGGACGCCTGCCGACGTTGCACTAAAGAACGACGTGAGGCAGTTGCTAGAGTCATGGCAAG GGCGTGTCCGTTCTCTTCAGTTGCAAATTAAGACTTTCTTGGTTCAAGAGTATTCGAGAACGCAGCTGATGCAGACACCTTTACCTCGCAGTTTACGGCAATGGGTGATGTCTTGA
- the LOC134197926 gene encoding 26S proteasome non-ATPase regulatory subunit 10-like isoform X1, with protein MNSEGSAACGVLTVGFFHSKMAARADLNRQLFDAVTRNDVETSLSLLDNGADANASVALFGRKSRTNLAQACEYGHKAVIELLLKRGAAINEATSPDGSTALIIVIKRGFREDLLELLLLRGADINKKDNKGLTAMHWAAMINSSSVVNRLMRYGATVDIADNEGCTPLWYAACNVQLDCIRRLLSLGASPHRRCSSGRSPLHMCAEGSNDALECSHVLLEFGASPHLTDKLGRTPADVALKNDVRQLLESWQGRVRSLQLQIKTFLVQEYSRTQLMQTPLPRSLRQWVMS; from the exons ATGAACAGCGAGGGTAGCGCGGCCTGCGGTGTGCTCACTGTTGG ATTTTTTCATTCTAAGATGGCCGCTAGAGCAGACTTGAATAGACAACTGTTTGATGCCGTCACGAGGAACGACGTTGAAACATCGCTATCTTTGCTTGACAACGGAGCCGATGCGAATGCCAGTGTTGCTCTGTTTGGACGTAAA AGTCGAACAAACCTGGCTCAAGCGTGTGAGTATGGTCACAAAGCGGTTATTGAGTTGCTGCTGAAGAGAGGAGCTGCCATAAACGAAGCCACGAGTCCT GATGGCAGCACGGCtctcatcattgtcatcaaacgtggATTCAGAGAAGATCTTCTCGAACTGCTTCTCTTGCGAGGAGCAGACATCAACAAGAAAGACAAT AAGGGTCTGACAGCTATGCACTGGGCTGCCATGATCAACAGCTCGAGCGTTGTGAATCGTTTGATGAGATATGGTGCAACTGTCGACATTGCGGACAACGAGGGATGCACGCCGCTGTGGTATGCTGCCTGCAATGTCCAACTGGATTGTATTCGTCGACTTCTGTCTCTTGGAGCGAGCCCTCATCGGAGATG CTCGTCAGGGAGATCACCATTACACATGTGTGCTGAAGGTTCAAACGATGCTTTGGAATGCTCTCACGTTCTCTTGGAGTTTGGGGCCTCTCCTCATTTGACGGACAAACTAGGCCGGACGCCTGCCGACGTTGCACTAAAGAACGACGTGAGGCAGTTGCTAGAGTCATGGCAAG GGCGTGTCCGTTCTCTTCAGTTGCAAATTAAGACTTTCTTGGTTCAAGAGTATTCGAGAACGCAGCTGATGCAGACACCTTTACCTCGCAGTTTACGGCAATGGGTGATGTCTTGA
- the LOC134197926 gene encoding 26S proteasome non-ATPase regulatory subunit 10-like isoform X2 translates to MDNTFFHSKMAARADLNRQLFDAVTRNDVETSLSLLDNGADANASVALFGRKSRTNLAQACEYGHKAVIELLLKRGAAINEATSPDGSTALIIVIKRGFREDLLELLLLRGADINKKDNKGLTAMHWAAMINSSSVVNRLMRYGATVDIADNEGCTPLWYAACNVQLDCIRRLLSLGASPHRRCSSGRSPLHMCAEGSNDALECSHVLLEFGASPHLTDKLGRTPADVALKNDVRQLLESWQGRVRSLQLQIKTFLVQEYSRTQLMQTPLPRSLRQWVMS, encoded by the exons ATGGACAACAC ATTTTTTCATTCTAAGATGGCCGCTAGAGCAGACTTGAATAGACAACTGTTTGATGCCGTCACGAGGAACGACGTTGAAACATCGCTATCTTTGCTTGACAACGGAGCCGATGCGAATGCCAGTGTTGCTCTGTTTGGACGTAAA AGTCGAACAAACCTGGCTCAAGCGTGTGAGTATGGTCACAAAGCGGTTATTGAGTTGCTGCTGAAGAGAGGAGCTGCCATAAACGAAGCCACGAGTCCT GATGGCAGCACGGCtctcatcattgtcatcaaacgtggATTCAGAGAAGATCTTCTCGAACTGCTTCTCTTGCGAGGAGCAGACATCAACAAGAAAGACAAT AAGGGTCTGACAGCTATGCACTGGGCTGCCATGATCAACAGCTCGAGCGTTGTGAATCGTTTGATGAGATATGGTGCAACTGTCGACATTGCGGACAACGAGGGATGCACGCCGCTGTGGTATGCTGCCTGCAATGTCCAACTGGATTGTATTCGTCGACTTCTGTCTCTTGGAGCGAGCCCTCATCGGAGATG CTCGTCAGGGAGATCACCATTACACATGTGTGCTGAAGGTTCAAACGATGCTTTGGAATGCTCTCACGTTCTCTTGGAGTTTGGGGCCTCTCCTCATTTGACGGACAAACTAGGCCGGACGCCTGCCGACGTTGCACTAAAGAACGACGTGAGGCAGTTGCTAGAGTCATGGCAAG GGCGTGTCCGTTCTCTTCAGTTGCAAATTAAGACTTTCTTGGTTCAAGAGTATTCGAGAACGCAGCTGATGCAGACACCTTTACCTCGCAGTTTACGGCAATGGGTGATGTCTTGA